The following are from one region of the Salvia hispanica cultivar TCC Black 2014 chromosome 1, UniMelb_Shisp_WGS_1.0, whole genome shotgun sequence genome:
- the LOC125202049 gene encoding glutamate receptor 2.9-like isoform X2 — translation MHTLHLLLFVSCWMVESTISLKSTICPELRPHGANVSVGVIIDGSSRIGKEQKIAMKIAAKDLSHCLNMALHIKDLHALNLINHKHVDTIIGTLTLEQATFLSHLKTPPPIISLSPAASPPPQPPLSFNQMTLPAAHQIRCIASLIAHFHWKNLISISQDPTLFLPLSRALHALDISIDLHATAPVPHASMETELKKMIGATNSRVFVVMHCSLEFAAILFEKARVLGLMEKGFVWIVADEISNLLDSADSSLLLNMEGVLAIKSDYSTDHNNFKAFKSKFRRKYESSFPSEENPTPSIYALRAYDAIFVGAGAGGEDSEGLSGKLIFKNGFLSQKPVFHIVNVIGKSYREVAVWSPELGFSGDQLRSIFWPGGERLVPRGWSLGSRERPLRIGVPARGLFNQFVKVTYDSGSTRITGFSIEVFEAAVNKLPYDLQYVLVPFNGSYDEMLAQVHNKSLDAAVGDTEIMANRYVHAEFSQPYIESGLVMVVTVKPGLKDSKFIALNPFTKMMWLQFAAVSTATGFVIWLSEFATGNDQFTRNSIFQTICSILWLSVTIISLSQRENIKNSTSKLVLAVWICVTFVVAASFTAVLSSMMTVPRLEPSVREIDVLRNSNAAVGCNVNSFICGYLINVLNFKPNNIKQVNSIDEYSRVLDNGEIKAAFFVVPHAKVFLAKYCNGYIVSGPSFKLGGFGFAFQKGSPLAIDISEAILKVSQSGHVGTLEQKMLHHSNCTSSPAASQKAADDIRLGPGPFSGLFLILGCILGFAFIIAIVRLARARWTSFRDAVWASMVVIKDFCTRFGATCSS, via the exons ATGCATACTCTCCACCTCTTACTATTTGTGTCATGCTGGATGGTAGAGTCGACAATCTCATTGAAATCCACGATATGTCCAGAGCTGCGACCTCACGGGGCTAATGTGAGCGTGGGAGTAATCATCGATGGGAGCTCGAGAATCGGAAAAGAGCAAAAGATAGCCATGAAAATTGCTGCCAAAGATTTGAGCCATTGTTTGAACATGGCTTTGCACATCAAAGATTTACATG CACTGAATCTCATAAACCACAAACATGTCGACACGATCATCGGAACCCTAACACTTGAACAAGCCACATTCCTCTCCCACCTCAAAACCCCACCACCCATCATCTCCCTCTCCCCGGCCGCCTCACCTCCGCCACAACCTCCCCTGTCCTTCAACCAGATGACCCTCCCCGCGGCCCACCAAATCCGATGCATCGCCTCACTCATCGCCCATTTCCACTGGAAAAATCTCATCTCCATCTCCCAAGACCCAACCCTCTTCCTCCCCCTCTCCCGCGCTCTCCACGCCCTCGACATCTCCATCGACCTCCATGCCACCGCCCCCGTCCCCCACGCATCCATGGAGACCGAGCTAAAAAAGATGATCGGCGCCACCAACTCAAGGGTCTTCGTCGTCATGCATTGCTCTCTCGAATTTGCAGCGATCTTGTTCGAGAAAGCTCGGGTTTTGGGATTGATGGAGAAGGGCTTCGTCTGGATCGTGGCGGACGAGATCTCGAATCTTCTAGATTCCGCCGATTCATCGCTTCTACTCAACATGGAAGGAGTTCTTGCCATAAAATCAGATTATTCAACTGATCACAACAATTTCAAAGCGTTCAAATCTAAATTCAGAAGAAAATACGAATCCAGTTTTCCATCAGAAGAAAATCCGACACCGAGCATTTACGCCCTCCGCGCCTACGACGCCATCTTTGTcggcgccggcgccggcggtGAAGATTCCGAAGGCCTCAGTGGAAAATTAATCTTCAAAAACGGCTTCCTCTCACAAAAGCCAGTTTTCCACATTGTGAATGTGATCGGAAAGAGCTACAGAGAAGTGGCGGTGTGGTCGCCGGAGTTGGGTTTCTCCGGCGATCAGCTGCGTTCGATCTTCTGGCCGGGCGGAGAGCGGTTGGTTCCGAGAGGGTGGAGCTTGGGGAGCAGAGAGAGGCCGTTGAGGATTGGCGTTCCGGCTAGAGGCCTGTTCAATCAGTTCGTGAAGGTCACGTACGATTCCGGTTCGACTCGGATCACCGGATTTTCGATCGAGGTTTTCGAAGCGGCGGTGAATAAACTGCCGTACGATCTTCAATATGTATTAGTTCCATTTAATGGCTCCTATGATGAAATGCTTGCTCAAGTTCACAATAAG AGCTTGGATGCAGCAGTAGGTGATACCGAAATAATGGCAAACCGGTACGTTCACGCGGAGTTTTCACAGCCTTATATAGAGTCGGGGCTGGTGATGGTGGTGACGGTGAAACCCGGACTTAAAGACTCCAAATTTATAGCTTTGAACCCCTTCACCAAGATGATGTGGCTGCAGTTCGCCGCCGTCAGCACAGCCACTGGATTCGTCATCTGGCTCAGTGAATTCGCAACCGGCAACGACCAATTCACCAGAAATTCCATTTTCCAAACTATCTGCTCTATTCTCTGGCTCTCTGTCACCATAATCTCCTTGTCACAAA GAGAGAACATCAAGAACTCAACGTCCAAGCTCGTGCTGGCGGTGTGGATATGTGTGACTTTTGTGGTGGCAGCGAGTTTCACGGCTGTCCTAAGCTCGATGATGACCGTTCCGAGATTGGAGCCATCTGTAAGGGAGATAGACGTTTTAAGGAACTCCAATGCAGCTGTAGGATGCAATGTCAATTCCTTCATCTGTGGTTATCTCATCAATGTCCTAAACTTCAAACCCAACAATATCAAGCAGGTCAATTCCATTGACGAGTATTCCCGAGTTTTAGACAACGGTGAGATTAAAGCCGCTTTCTTTGTCGTGCCACATGCCAAGGTGTTCCTCGCCAAGTATTGCAACGGCTACATTGTTTCGGGGCCTAGTTTCAAACTAGGTGGCTTTGGATTT GCATTCCAAAAGGGATCTCCATTAGCAATTGATATATCAGAAGCAATACTCAAAGTATCACAGAGTGGACATGTTGGCACATTGGAGCAGAAAATGCTCCATCACTCCAACTGCACTTCGTCGCCGGCAGCCTCACAGAAGGCTGCCGACGACATAAGATTAGGCCCCGGGCCGTTCTCCGGCCTGTTCTTGATCCTAGGTTGCATCCTAGGTTTTGCATTCATCATTGCAATCGTTCGTTTGGCGAGGGCGAGGTGGACCAGTTTTCGCGATGCGGTGTGGGCTTCAATGGTAGTGATCAAAGATTTTTGCACAAGATTTGGGGCCACATGTTCGTCATGA
- the LOC125200110 gene encoding disease resistance RPP8-like protein 3, which produces MAGVGKTTIAKKVFEDPLIQRQFELRAWVKVGRKCESNEALRCVLSQVDPSTHHQMLTQADDSHDDKKLVGLLKERLKDKKCLIVLDDVWKWDTQFMDSLPRENVKILLTSRQRIKECPFVRVRLLNEEESKKLFGENVPLMIVTVADLLSKEDKTPKF; this is translated from the coding sequence ATGGCAGGGGTTGGAAAGACGACCATTGCTAAGAAAGTATTTGAGGATCCATTGATTCAGAGACAATTCGAGCTTCGAGCATGGGtcaaagtgggtagaaaatgTGAATCCAATGAAGCCTTACGATGTGTTCTTTCTCAAGTGGATCCCAGCACTCATCACCAAATGCTTACCCAAGCAGACGACAGTCATGACGACAAAAAATTAGTTGGACTCTTGAAAGAGAGATTGAAGGATAAGAAATGTCTCattgtgttggatgatgtATGGAAATGGGATACACAATTCATGGATAGTTTGCCACgagaaaatgtcaaaatctTGCTTACAAGCCGACAAAGAATTAAAGAATGTCCATTTGTACGAGTACGCTTGttgaatgaagaagaaagtaagaaattatttggtgAGAATGTTCCACTTATGATTGTCACTGTTGCTGATCTCCTATCCAAAGAAGACAAGACACCAAAATTTTAG
- the LOC125202125 gene encoding probable disease resistance protein RF9: MIVTVAELLSKEDKTLQYWTEVCEKQHNSVFLDAYNQILEVLSPSYDYLPQYLKMLFLYLGAFPPYSDIDTNDLFNRLSAEGFLETIGNQTVNDFIQKPLAELAALYNLVIFKFKPGSWFSKREFRVHSCWQHFCKKEASRIKFLHVVQSYDDDMKDQRRLCAHYNTLFAFKEVYDSIKIDCAFTTRSILCYGPSHQYPVPLHAMDFKLLRILDACKVRFYHIPREILKLVCLKYLALTCDIELPISISKLFYLQFLIIKQYVSIRKRGGQSYMPMEIWNMQELQHIDIFGRDLPTPNSDATLDKLTSLFGVSAKSCTREILKRISNLKALAIQMELKPYDDDGADYNPLSDLGYISKELQNLMGLVFVVINPDMKYECMAPLSMFPSSLSNLTLGGLGCPWKHMNDIGLLLPNIKKLTLQGYAFRGPEWDIESRCFLKLETLVIEDTDLVLWRPQHGSLPRLELLSIRHCYKLRQFNWMRDPSMVQTTIELVECNPLVIPSAKLLRPISLFRVCCYSSF, from the coding sequence ATGATAGTCACAGTTGCAGAGCTTCTATCCAAAGAAGACAAGACCCTACAATACTGGACTGAGGTATGCGAGAAACAACATAATTCAGTCTTCTTAGatgcatataatcaaatattagAGGTACTTTCCCCGAGCTATGACTATTTAcctcaatatttaaaaatgctTTTTCTCTATTTGGGAGCTTTCCCTCCATATAGCGATATTGATACAAACGACCTTTTCAATCGGTTGAGTGCTGAAGGGTTTCTTGAAACAATTGGAAACCAAACCGTAAatgattttattcaaaaacCTTTGGCAGAGCTTGCTGCATTGTACAATCTTgttatattcaaattcaaaccaGGATCTTGGTTTTCAAAGAGAGAGTTTCGCGTGCACTCTTGTTGGCAGCACTTTTGCAAAAAAGAAGCAAGTAGGATCAAGTTTTTGCATGTAGTGCAAAGTTACGATGATGATATGAAAGACCAGCGCCGGTTGTGTGCTCATTACAACACTTTATTTGCCTTCAAAGAAGTGTatgattcaataaaaattgattgtgCATTTACGACCCGTTCTATACTCTGTTATGGTCCTAGCCACCAATATCCAGTGCCATTACATGCCATGGATTTCAAGTTGCTTAGGATACTAGATGCTTGTAAGGTCCGATTTTACCATATTCCACGTGAAATTTTGAAACTAGTTTGTTTAAAATACCTTGCCCTTACTTGTGACATAGAGCTTCCTATATCCATATCCAAGCTTTTTTACCTTCAATTCTTGATTATCAAACAATATGTAAGCATAAGAAAGCGTGGGGGTCAGTCCTATATGCCAATGGAAATATGGAATATGCAAGAGCTACAACATATTGACATCTTCGGAAGAGACCTACCAACTCCTAATTCTGATGCTACTTTGGACAAACTCACTAGTCTTTTTGGTGTGAGTGCAAAGAGTTGCACTAGAGAAATTCTCAAAAGAATCTCTAATTTAAAAGCCTTAGCAATTCAGATGGAGTTGAAGCcttatgatgatgatggtgcTGATTACAACCCATTGAGTGACTTGGGTTATATCTCAAAGGAACTCCAAAATTTGATGGGACTTGTATTTGTTGTAATCAATCCTGACATGAAGTATGAGTGTATGGCTCCTCTTTCAATGTTCCCATCAAGTCTATCAAATTTGACTTTGGGTGGCTTAGGGTGTCCATGGAAGCACATGAATGACATTGGTTTGTTGTTACCAAATATAAAGAAGCTTACTTTACAAGGATATGCCTTTCGAGGCCCAGAATGGGATATAGAATCAAGGTGTTTTCTGAAGCTTGAGACACTTGTGATTGAAGACACTGATTTGGTTCTATGGAGACCTCAACATGGAAGCCTGCCTAGGCTTGAACTCCTAAGCATAAGACATTGCTACAAATTACGACAATTCAATTGGATGCGTGATCCCTCAATGGTCCAAACTACAATTGAATTAGTTGAGTGCAATCCCTTAGTTATCCCTTCTGCCAAGCTATTAAGACCGATATCTCTCTTCAGAGTTTGTTGCTACTCTTCATTTTGA
- the LOC125200097 gene encoding disease susceptibility protein LOV1-like, which produces MAAFGAVVSLKNTIRFIEESPRLVVSPTSHILKPAYEAVYGLQDVMKNLEFTGYTKIRTEVNALDGRITEVIWEFEDLLDSHLYDQILPQVERVTTVEEDEDEEEEEEDDRSPFFVDLHSLQQSIDQFVARVTAMAVEYDAELLNMPEEEAEPISSRIDFSGINSDMVGLNDEFEHVRDYLLAEKEEKCFAITGMAGVGKTTLAKKVFDDPLIQEHFELRAWVKVGRKCEPNDVLRCILSQLDPNILDQHDEDQKLVGVLEDRLKDKKCLIMLDDVWEWETLVWDNLPHKNVRILLTTRFGIEDYPSQVVRLLNEEESKILLGDKVFGEKSFPTELEKLGEKIAKKCEGLPLMIVTIAELLSEEEKTPEYWIEIAEKQHNSVFVDAYNLIYEVLFPSYDYLPQYYKMFFLYMGSWPPYFDIGVANFDWRIRAEGFLEPIGNMTLEQFMHICSTHLAHWYNLVIFDKNMESWFSERNFRVHSCWQHLCRKEASNISSFCMFYRVIMML; this is translated from the coding sequence ATGGCGGCTTTCGGTGCAGTGGTTTCTTTGAAGAATACGATTCGGTTTATCGAAGAATCGCCTCGCCTTGTTGTGAGTCCAACTAGTCATATCTTAAAACCGGCATATGAGGCCGTGTATGGGTTGCAGGATGTTATGAAAAACTTGGAGTTCACCGGGTACACCAAGATCAGAACGGAGGTGAACGCTTTGGATGGCCGAATCACAGAGGTCATATGGGAATTCGAAGATTTACTAGATTCCCATCTCTATGATCAGATTCTTCCACAAGTCGAGAGAGTGACGACTGTGGAagaggatgaggatgaggaagaggaggaggaggatgatCGCTCGCCTTTCTTTGTGGATCTACACAGTCTGCAACAAAGTATTGACCAATTTGTGGCAAGGGTGACAGCGATGGCAGTGGAGTACGATGCTGAGCTGCTGAATATGCCCGAAGAAGAAGCCGAACCTATTTCCTCAAGAATTGATTTTAGCGGAATCAACTCAGATATGGTtggattaaatgatgaatttgAACATGTCAGGGATTATCTTCTtgcagaaaaagaagagaaatgcTTTGCCATTACTGGGATGGCGGGAGTTGGAAAGACAACTCTGGCTAAGAAAGTATTTGACGATCCATTAATTCAGGAACATTTTGAGCTTCGAGCATGGGTCAAAGTGGGCAGAAAATGTGAACCGAATGATGTATTACGATGCATTCTGTCTCAACTGGATCCCAACATTCTAGACCAACATGATGAAGATCAGAAATTAGTTGGAGTCTTGGAAGACAGATTGAAGGATAAGAAATGTCTCATTATGTTGGATGATGTATGGGAATGGGAAACACTAGTGTGGGATAACTTGCCACATAAGAATGTTCGAATCTTGCTTACAACCAGGTTCGGAATTGAAGATTATCCAAGTCAAGTAGTACGCTTGttgaatgaagaagaaagtaagATATTACTTGGTGATAAGGTGTTTGGTGAAAAGAGTTTCCCTACCGAGCTTGAGAAATTGGGAGAGAAGATTGCCAAAAAATGTGAAGGTCTTCCGCTTATGATAGTCACAATCGCAGAGCTCCTATCTGAAGAAGAAAAGACCCCAGAATACTGGATTGAGATAGCTGAAAAACAACATAATTCAGTTTTTGTGGATGCATATAATCTAATATATGAGGTACTTTTCCCAAGCTATGACTACTTACCTCAATATTACAAAATGTTTTTTCTCTATATGGGATCTTGGCCTCCATATTTTGATATTGGAGTGGCCAACTTCGACTGGCGGATAAGAGCTGAGGGGTTTCTTGAACCGATTGGAAACATGACTTTGGAACAGTTTATGCACATTTGCTCAACACATCTCGCTCACTGGTATAACCTTGTcatatttgataaaaatatggaatCTTGGTTCTCAGAGCGGAACTTTCGCGTGCATTCTTGTTGGCAGCACTTGTGTAGGAAGGAAGCTAGTAATATATCAagtttttgcatgttttacaGAGTTATAATGATGTTATAA
- the LOC125202049 gene encoding glutamate receptor 2.9-like isoform X1: MHTLHLLLFVSCWMVESTISLKSTICPELRPHGANVSVGVIIDGSSRIGKEQKIAMKIAAKDLSHCLNMALHIKDLHGNSALAANAALNLINHKHVDTIIGTLTLEQATFLSHLKTPPPIISLSPAASPPPQPPLSFNQMTLPAAHQIRCIASLIAHFHWKNLISISQDPTLFLPLSRALHALDISIDLHATAPVPHASMETELKKMIGATNSRVFVVMHCSLEFAAILFEKARVLGLMEKGFVWIVADEISNLLDSADSSLLLNMEGVLAIKSDYSTDHNNFKAFKSKFRRKYESSFPSEENPTPSIYALRAYDAIFVGAGAGGEDSEGLSGKLIFKNGFLSQKPVFHIVNVIGKSYREVAVWSPELGFSGDQLRSIFWPGGERLVPRGWSLGSRERPLRIGVPARGLFNQFVKVTYDSGSTRITGFSIEVFEAAVNKLPYDLQYVLVPFNGSYDEMLAQVHNKSLDAAVGDTEIMANRYVHAEFSQPYIESGLVMVVTVKPGLKDSKFIALNPFTKMMWLQFAAVSTATGFVIWLSEFATGNDQFTRNSIFQTICSILWLSVTIISLSQRENIKNSTSKLVLAVWICVTFVVAASFTAVLSSMMTVPRLEPSVREIDVLRNSNAAVGCNVNSFICGYLINVLNFKPNNIKQVNSIDEYSRVLDNGEIKAAFFVVPHAKVFLAKYCNGYIVSGPSFKLGGFGFAFQKGSPLAIDISEAILKVSQSGHVGTLEQKMLHHSNCTSSPAASQKAADDIRLGPGPFSGLFLILGCILGFAFIIAIVRLARARWTSFRDAVWASMVVIKDFCTRFGATCSS; encoded by the exons ATGCATACTCTCCACCTCTTACTATTTGTGTCATGCTGGATGGTAGAGTCGACAATCTCATTGAAATCCACGATATGTCCAGAGCTGCGACCTCACGGGGCTAATGTGAGCGTGGGAGTAATCATCGATGGGAGCTCGAGAATCGGAAAAGAGCAAAAGATAGCCATGAAAATTGCTGCCAAAGATTTGAGCCATTGTTTGAACATGGCTTTGCACATCAAAGATTTACATGGTAATTCAGCTCTTGCTGCTAATGCTG CACTGAATCTCATAAACCACAAACATGTCGACACGATCATCGGAACCCTAACACTTGAACAAGCCACATTCCTCTCCCACCTCAAAACCCCACCACCCATCATCTCCCTCTCCCCGGCCGCCTCACCTCCGCCACAACCTCCCCTGTCCTTCAACCAGATGACCCTCCCCGCGGCCCACCAAATCCGATGCATCGCCTCACTCATCGCCCATTTCCACTGGAAAAATCTCATCTCCATCTCCCAAGACCCAACCCTCTTCCTCCCCCTCTCCCGCGCTCTCCACGCCCTCGACATCTCCATCGACCTCCATGCCACCGCCCCCGTCCCCCACGCATCCATGGAGACCGAGCTAAAAAAGATGATCGGCGCCACCAACTCAAGGGTCTTCGTCGTCATGCATTGCTCTCTCGAATTTGCAGCGATCTTGTTCGAGAAAGCTCGGGTTTTGGGATTGATGGAGAAGGGCTTCGTCTGGATCGTGGCGGACGAGATCTCGAATCTTCTAGATTCCGCCGATTCATCGCTTCTACTCAACATGGAAGGAGTTCTTGCCATAAAATCAGATTATTCAACTGATCACAACAATTTCAAAGCGTTCAAATCTAAATTCAGAAGAAAATACGAATCCAGTTTTCCATCAGAAGAAAATCCGACACCGAGCATTTACGCCCTCCGCGCCTACGACGCCATCTTTGTcggcgccggcgccggcggtGAAGATTCCGAAGGCCTCAGTGGAAAATTAATCTTCAAAAACGGCTTCCTCTCACAAAAGCCAGTTTTCCACATTGTGAATGTGATCGGAAAGAGCTACAGAGAAGTGGCGGTGTGGTCGCCGGAGTTGGGTTTCTCCGGCGATCAGCTGCGTTCGATCTTCTGGCCGGGCGGAGAGCGGTTGGTTCCGAGAGGGTGGAGCTTGGGGAGCAGAGAGAGGCCGTTGAGGATTGGCGTTCCGGCTAGAGGCCTGTTCAATCAGTTCGTGAAGGTCACGTACGATTCCGGTTCGACTCGGATCACCGGATTTTCGATCGAGGTTTTCGAAGCGGCGGTGAATAAACTGCCGTACGATCTTCAATATGTATTAGTTCCATTTAATGGCTCCTATGATGAAATGCTTGCTCAAGTTCACAATAAG AGCTTGGATGCAGCAGTAGGTGATACCGAAATAATGGCAAACCGGTACGTTCACGCGGAGTTTTCACAGCCTTATATAGAGTCGGGGCTGGTGATGGTGGTGACGGTGAAACCCGGACTTAAAGACTCCAAATTTATAGCTTTGAACCCCTTCACCAAGATGATGTGGCTGCAGTTCGCCGCCGTCAGCACAGCCACTGGATTCGTCATCTGGCTCAGTGAATTCGCAACCGGCAACGACCAATTCACCAGAAATTCCATTTTCCAAACTATCTGCTCTATTCTCTGGCTCTCTGTCACCATAATCTCCTTGTCACAAA GAGAGAACATCAAGAACTCAACGTCCAAGCTCGTGCTGGCGGTGTGGATATGTGTGACTTTTGTGGTGGCAGCGAGTTTCACGGCTGTCCTAAGCTCGATGATGACCGTTCCGAGATTGGAGCCATCTGTAAGGGAGATAGACGTTTTAAGGAACTCCAATGCAGCTGTAGGATGCAATGTCAATTCCTTCATCTGTGGTTATCTCATCAATGTCCTAAACTTCAAACCCAACAATATCAAGCAGGTCAATTCCATTGACGAGTATTCCCGAGTTTTAGACAACGGTGAGATTAAAGCCGCTTTCTTTGTCGTGCCACATGCCAAGGTGTTCCTCGCCAAGTATTGCAACGGCTACATTGTTTCGGGGCCTAGTTTCAAACTAGGTGGCTTTGGATTT GCATTCCAAAAGGGATCTCCATTAGCAATTGATATATCAGAAGCAATACTCAAAGTATCACAGAGTGGACATGTTGGCACATTGGAGCAGAAAATGCTCCATCACTCCAACTGCACTTCGTCGCCGGCAGCCTCACAGAAGGCTGCCGACGACATAAGATTAGGCCCCGGGCCGTTCTCCGGCCTGTTCTTGATCCTAGGTTGCATCCTAGGTTTTGCATTCATCATTGCAATCGTTCGTTTGGCGAGGGCGAGGTGGACCAGTTTTCGCGATGCGGTGTGGGCTTCAATGGTAGTGATCAAAGATTTTTGCACAAGATTTGGGGCCACATGTTCGTCATGA